The following coding sequences are from one Gossypium hirsutum isolate 1008001.06 chromosome A12, Gossypium_hirsutum_v2.1, whole genome shotgun sequence window:
- the LOC107947069 gene encoding GDT1-like protein 1, chloroplastic isoform X2 yields MKGITLRDSGLILHSLLPPSTKPPNSFTSHFLSFNVNSLSKKQSPNLSSRHHSLLFSRWYRCEGWFGGLLQKERKYVDCKKRGETIALGHKSEDCCVSDHAPVNNNLRKENYIAANMAVSTTLFNNALKFMALFGLLTFHDSQPAVAVSDIASGLQSIPYVGDLGDISTGFASAFLLIFFSELGDKTFFIAALLAARNSAVVTFIGTFGALAAMTIISVVLGRTFHYVDEILPFSFGGADLPIDDIAAVFLLVYFGVSTLLDAASSDNQKAEDEQKEAELAVSEFSGNGAGILAAANTVISTFFLVFVAEWGDKSFFSTIALAAASSPLGVIAGALAGHGVATLVAVLGGSLLGTFLSEKTIAYIGGTLFLVFAAVTLFEIVN; encoded by the exons ATGAAAGGCATAACGCTCAGGGACAGCGGCTTGATTCTTCATTCACTCTTGCCTCCATCCACTAAACCTCCCAACTCTTTCACCTCTCATTTCCTTTCTTTCAATGTTAATTCTCTCTCCAAGAAGCAATCTCCAAACCTCTCTTCTCGCCACCATAGCCTTCTTTTCTCCAG GTGGTACAGATGCGAGGGGTGGTTTGGAGGTCTTCTGCAAAAG GAGCGTAAGTATGTTGATTGCAAGAAAAGGGGAGAGACTATAGCATTGGGGCACAAATCAGAGGATTGTTGTGTTTCAGATCATGCACCTGTAAACAATAACTTGAGAAAGGAAAACTATATAGCTGCAAATATGGCTGTTTCAACTACATTGTTCAACAATGCACTAAAGTTTATGGCTCTTTTTGGATTGCTGACATTTCATGACTCACAACCAGCAGTTGCTGTCTCAGATATTGCTAGTGGGTTGCAGTCAATTCCTTACGTAGGAGACCTTGGTGATATTAGCACAGGTTTTGCTTCA gcATTCTTGCTGATATTTTTCTCAGAACTGGGAGACAAAACCTTTTTCATTGCG GCACTTTTAGCTGCTAGAAATTCTGCTGTTGTAACTTTCATTGGGACTTTTGGAGCACTTGC GGCAATGACAATCATATCCGTTGTTCTCGGAAGAACTTTCCACTATGTCGACGAAATCCTTCCGTTCAG TTTTGGTGGGGCTGATCTGCCTATTGACGATATTGCTGCAGTTTTCCTTCTG GTATACTTTGGAGTTTCAACGTTGCTTGATGCTGCTTCAAGTGATAATCAAAAAGCAGAAGATGAACAAAAGGAG GCAGAATTAGCAGTTTCAGAATTTTCAGGAAATGGAGCTGGAATCTTAGCTGCTGCCAACACTGTTATTAGCACTTTCTTCTTGGTTTTCGTTGCTGAGTGGGGTGATAAATCATTCTTTTCCACAATTG CACTAGCGGCAGCATCTTCTCCTCTCGGAGTCATTGCAGGTGCACTGGCTGGTCATGGTGTTGCTACTCTG GTTGCTGTTTTGGGAGGATCTTTACTGGGAACATTCTTATCAGAGAAG ACCATTGCCTACATCGGCGGTACTCTCTTTCTTGTCTTCGCTGCCGTAACATTGTTTGAGATTGTCAATTAG
- the LOC107947069 gene encoding GDT1-like protein 1, chloroplastic isoform X1 translates to MKGITLRDSGLILHSLLPPSTKPPNSFTSHFLSFNVNSLSKKQSPNLSSRHHSLLFSRWYRCEGWFGGLLQKVVERQHCLERKYVDCKKRGETIALGHKSEDCCVSDHAPVNNNLRKENYIAANMAVSTTLFNNALKFMALFGLLTFHDSQPAVAVSDIASGLQSIPYVGDLGDISTGFASAFLLIFFSELGDKTFFIAALLAARNSAVVTFIGTFGALAAMTIISVVLGRTFHYVDEILPFSFGGADLPIDDIAAVFLLVYFGVSTLLDAASSDNQKAEDEQKEAELAVSEFSGNGAGILAAANTVISTFFLVFVAEWGDKSFFSTIALAAASSPLGVIAGALAGHGVATLVAVLGGSLLGTFLSEKTIAYIGGTLFLVFAAVTLFEIVN, encoded by the exons ATGAAAGGCATAACGCTCAGGGACAGCGGCTTGATTCTTCATTCACTCTTGCCTCCATCCACTAAACCTCCCAACTCTTTCACCTCTCATTTCCTTTCTTTCAATGTTAATTCTCTCTCCAAGAAGCAATCTCCAAACCTCTCTTCTCGCCACCATAGCCTTCTTTTCTCCAG GTGGTACAGATGCGAGGGGTGGTTTGGAGGTCTTCTGCAAAAGGTAGTTGAACGTCAGCATTGCTTA GAGCGTAAGTATGTTGATTGCAAGAAAAGGGGAGAGACTATAGCATTGGGGCACAAATCAGAGGATTGTTGTGTTTCAGATCATGCACCTGTAAACAATAACTTGAGAAAGGAAAACTATATAGCTGCAAATATGGCTGTTTCAACTACATTGTTCAACAATGCACTAAAGTTTATGGCTCTTTTTGGATTGCTGACATTTCATGACTCACAACCAGCAGTTGCTGTCTCAGATATTGCTAGTGGGTTGCAGTCAATTCCTTACGTAGGAGACCTTGGTGATATTAGCACAGGTTTTGCTTCA gcATTCTTGCTGATATTTTTCTCAGAACTGGGAGACAAAACCTTTTTCATTGCG GCACTTTTAGCTGCTAGAAATTCTGCTGTTGTAACTTTCATTGGGACTTTTGGAGCACTTGC GGCAATGACAATCATATCCGTTGTTCTCGGAAGAACTTTCCACTATGTCGACGAAATCCTTCCGTTCAG TTTTGGTGGGGCTGATCTGCCTATTGACGATATTGCTGCAGTTTTCCTTCTG GTATACTTTGGAGTTTCAACGTTGCTTGATGCTGCTTCAAGTGATAATCAAAAAGCAGAAGATGAACAAAAGGAG GCAGAATTAGCAGTTTCAGAATTTTCAGGAAATGGAGCTGGAATCTTAGCTGCTGCCAACACTGTTATTAGCACTTTCTTCTTGGTTTTCGTTGCTGAGTGGGGTGATAAATCATTCTTTTCCACAATTG CACTAGCGGCAGCATCTTCTCCTCTCGGAGTCATTGCAGGTGCACTGGCTGGTCATGGTGTTGCTACTCTG GTTGCTGTTTTGGGAGGATCTTTACTGGGAACATTCTTATCAGAGAAG ACCATTGCCTACATCGGCGGTACTCTCTTTCTTGTCTTCGCTGCCGTAACATTGTTTGAGATTGTCAATTAG
- the LOC121211153 gene encoding dirigent protein 5, giving the protein MGRKLVSSKAIFESDTMRSPVVKSCCVLLLTLFLSRHYSVSATKKILNPKKPCKRFILYYHDILFGGNDVANATSAATANATKLGNTDFGKLVVFDDPITKDQHLLSHPVARAQGFYFYDMKTTYNAWFAYTLVFNSSDYKGTLNIMGADMMREKTRELSIVGGTGDFFMTRGIVTFQTDTQEGTKYFRLKMDIKLYECY; this is encoded by the coding sequence ATGGGGAGAAAGCTGGTATCATCAAAGGCAATCTTTGAATCAGACACCATGAGATCTCCTGTAGTGAAATCATGTTGTGTTCTTTTATTAACCCTGTTTCTGTCCCGACACTACTCAGTTTCAGCTACCAAAAAGATATTGAATCCCAAAAAACCATGCAAAAGGTTTATCCTCTACTACCACGACATCCTCTTCGGCGGCAATGACGTGGCTAACGCAACGTCCGCCGCAACAGCTAATGCGACCAAGCTCGGTAACACCGACTTTGGGAAGCTCGTGGTATTCGATGATCCCATAACAAAAGACCAGCATCTCCTCTCTCATCCCGTTGCAAGGGCACAAGGGTTCTACTTTTATGATATGAAAACTACCTACAATGCTTGGTTTGCTTACACTTTGGTGTTTAACTCGAGTGATTACAAGGGAACCCTAAACATTATGGGGGCGGATATGATGAGGGAGAAGACGAGAGAGCTGTCAATTGTAGGGGGGACCGGTGATTTCTTCATGACTAGAGGTATTGTTACATTTCAGACCGATACTCAAGAGGGTACCAAATATTTTCGCCTTAAAATGGATATTAAGTTGTATGAATGCTATTAA
- the LOC121211154 gene encoding translation initiation factor IF-1, chloroplastic isoform X2 has translation MITCKKASSRGPDSDRVVKNKFEKTVAKQGDKKFVHEGLITESLPNGMFRVLLDNKDLILGYLSGKIRKNFVRVLPGDRVRVELSPYDSTKGRIVYRLRNKDPSG, from the coding sequence ATGATAACTTGCAAGAAAGCGAGCTCAAGGGGTCCTGACAGTGACAGGGTAGTAAAAAATAAGTTTGAAAAAACTGTGGCGAAGCAGGGAGACAAAAAATTTGTTCATGAAGGCTTAATTACCGAGTCGCTTCCCAATGGTATGTTTCGAGTTCTTTTGGACAATAAGGATTTAATTCTAGGCTATCTTTCGGGAAAGATTCGGAAGAATTTTGTACGTGTATTGCCTGGAGATAGAGTTCGAGTTGAATTGAGTCCTTATGATTCAACCAAGGGGCGTATAGTTTATAGACTTCGTAACAAGGATCCAAGTGGATAG
- the LOC121211154 gene encoding translation initiation factor IF-1, chloroplastic isoform X1 produces the protein MASLCFNLHTPLSFLLLPRQQKVPSWFFVNSKGNFNPRKVTTTRMITCKKASSRGPDSDRVVKNKFEKTVAKQGDKKFVHEGLITESLPNGMFRVLLDNKDLILGYLSGKIRKNFVRVLPGDRVRVELSPYDSTKGRIVYRLRNKDPSG, from the exons ATGGCCTCCCTCTGCTTCAACCTTCACACCCCTCTCTCCTTTCTGCTTCTTCCTCGACAACAGAAGGTTCCCAGTTGGTTCTTCGTCAA TAGCAAGGGAAATTTCAATCCGAGAAAGGTGACAACCACGAGAATGATAACTTGCAAGAAAGCGAGCTCAAGGGGTCCTGACAGTGACAGGGTAGTAAAAAATAAGTTTGAAAAAACTGTGGCGAAGCAGGGAGACAAAAAATTTGTTCATGAAGGCTTAATTACCGAGTCGCTTCCCAATGGTATGTTTCGAGTTCTTTTGGACAATAAGGATTTAATTCTAGGCTATCTTTCGGGAAAGATTCGGAAGAATTTTGTACGTGTATTGCCTGGAGATAGAGTTCGAGTTGAATTGAGTCCTTATGATTCAACCAAGGGGCGTATAGTTTATAGACTTCGTAACAAGGATCCAAGTGGATAG
- the LOC107896278 gene encoding 40S ribosomal protein S5: MMHGRNNGKKLMAVRIVKHAMEIIYLLTDQNPIQVIVDAIINSGPREDATRIGSAGVVRRQAVDISPLRRVNQAIYLLTTGNRESAFRNIKTIAECLADELINAAKGSSNSYAIKKKDEIERVAKANR; the protein is encoded by the exons ATGATGCATGGCCGAAACAATGGAAAGAAACTTATGGCAGTCAGGATTGTGAAGCATGCTATGGAAATTATTTATCTCCTGACTGATCAGAACCCAATTCAAGTCATTGTTGATGCCATTATCAACAG TGGACCTCGTGAAGATGCTACTCGTATTGGTTCTGCTGGTGTTGTGAGGCGTCAGGCTGTTGATATTTCTCCTCTTCGTCGAGTGAATCAAGCCATCTATCTCCTCACCACTGGTAATCGTGAGTCTGCATTCAGAAACATTAAAACTATCGCTGAATGTTTAGCTGATGAGCTTATTAACGCAGCAAAGGGATCATCTAACAG CTATGCCATCAAGAAGAAGGACGAAATCGAGAGAGTTGCCAAGGCCAATCGTTGA